The Blautia hydrogenotrophica DSM 10507 genome window below encodes:
- a CDS encoding MarR family winged helix-turn-helix transcriptional regulator, which produces MIVPNFKDGDAMNWETEMLISGNAYKRVYEKRLEGLKSKYGLKRIDLDILYFLCRYRQRNTSKEITEQNQYTKGHVSQSIERLVKKGLVRTMPDEADRRCLRIIPEESAEAVYAKMHQVREQMFGDIFRGISQKDIGAFERVSQKVYENMHEEV; this is translated from the coding sequence ATGATAGTCCCAAATTTTAAGGACGGGGATGCCATGAATTGGGAAACAGAAATGTTGATCAGCGGGAATGCGTACAAGAGAGTGTATGAGAAGCGTCTGGAAGGCCTTAAATCGAAATATGGCTTGAAAAGAATTGATCTGGATATTTTGTATTTTCTTTGCCGGTACAGACAGAGGAATACTTCAAAGGAGATTACGGAGCAGAATCAGTACACGAAAGGGCATGTATCGCAGTCTATTGAGCGGTTAGTCAAAAAAGGGCTGGTGCGGACTATGCCTGATGAGGCTGACCGGCGATGTCTGAGGATTATTCCAGAGGAAAGCGCGGAGGCAGTTTACGCCAAAATGCACCAAGTGAGAGAGCAGATGTTTGGGGATATTTTTCGGGGGATTTCCCAGAAAGATATAGGAGCCTTTGAGAGAGTCTCTCAGAAAGTTTATGAAAATATGCACGAGGAAGTTTAA
- a CDS encoding ABC transporter ATP-binding protein — protein MKLILHYMKRYKRLLFLNIVAVFGFALVELGIPTIISDMIDQGVMRQDETYLMQMGLKIAVISVIGVCGTILLGYCCAKISTSMTRDIRRDVFAKVQTFSHSEMNQIGVASLITRTNNDAFQIMMFMNIILRTALLTPVMIAVSFTLTITTSLKLSLIILSTVPIIIGGVVLVGKISQPISERQQASLDNLNRIFRENLTGIRVIRAFNNDQHETQRFDAENVHFMRQSKRLFKLMTSTEPVFFFLMNLAVIAIYFVASYMIDSSSLQIGKLVAFMEYLFHAMFSVMLFCLVFMMYPRANVSAKRILKVLNTETTIHNQPKNMEPDEKGSIQFEHVTFVYPDGEEAVLKDLSFTVKEGQTVAFIGSTGSGKSTLVQLIPRFYDVSEGRVLVDGVDVRDWDLGRLRDRIGFVAQKANLFSGTIEENIRFGKESATMDEVIHAAKVAQAYDFIMEKPKQFQEKIVEGATNVSGGQKQRLSIARALVRKPEIYIYDDSFSALDFKTDAALRRELKKEVDRQMVLIVAQRVSTIMDADQIIVLDEGRIVGCGTHKELLKSCRIYHEIAASQLSEEELEYE, from the coding sequence ATGAAACTTATTTTGCACTATATGAAACGTTATAAACGGTTACTGTTTTTGAATATTGTCGCGGTGTTTGGCTTTGCGCTGGTAGAGCTGGGCATTCCGACGATCATATCCGATATGATTGACCAAGGGGTTATGAGACAAGATGAGACCTATCTGATGCAGATGGGGTTAAAGATTGCGGTAATTTCCGTGATAGGAGTCTGTGGCACGATACTGCTGGGGTATTGCTGCGCGAAGATTTCTACGTCCATGACAAGAGACATCCGGCGGGATGTATTTGCGAAGGTTCAGACTTTCTCACACAGCGAAATGAACCAGATCGGAGTAGCATCCTTGATTACCAGGACGAACAATGATGCTTTTCAGATTATGATGTTTATGAATATCATTCTGAGGACTGCGCTGCTGACTCCCGTGATGATTGCGGTGAGCTTTACTTTGACGATCACGACGTCACTGAAGCTTTCTCTTATTATACTTTCTACAGTTCCGATTATCATTGGCGGGGTTGTTCTAGTAGGAAAAATTTCTCAGCCGATCAGTGAGAGACAGCAGGCGTCTTTGGACAATCTTAACCGGATATTCCGAGAAAATTTGACAGGAATTCGTGTCATTCGCGCATTTAACAATGACCAGCATGAGACCCAGCGCTTTGATGCGGAAAATGTACATTTTATGCGCCAGTCTAAGAGATTGTTTAAACTCATGACGTCTACGGAGCCTGTGTTTTTCTTTTTGATGAATTTGGCGGTGATTGCGATCTATTTCGTGGCGAGTTACATGATTGACTCCAGTTCGTTACAGATTGGAAAGTTGGTTGCTTTCATGGAGTATCTGTTCCATGCGATGTTCTCGGTGATGTTGTTCTGTCTGGTATTTATGATGTATCCGAGAGCCAATGTCTCTGCGAAAAGGATTCTGAAGGTACTGAACACGGAGACCACGATACATAACCAGCCGAAGAATATGGAGCCTGATGAGAAAGGAAGCATTCAGTTTGAACATGTGACTTTTGTCTATCCAGATGGAGAAGAGGCAGTGTTGAAAGACCTCTCTTTTACAGTGAAAGAAGGTCAGACCGTGGCATTTATCGGAAGTACCGGTTCAGGAAAAAGTACGTTGGTTCAGCTGATTCCCAGATTCTATGATGTCAGCGAAGGACGAGTGCTTGTGGACGGAGTGGATGTCAGAGATTGGGATTTGGGCAGACTTCGAGACCGGATTGGTTTTGTGGCTCAGAAGGCGAACCTTTTTAGCGGAACGATAGAAGAGAACATTCGGTTTGGTAAAGAAAGCGCCACGATGGATGAGGTCATCCACGCGGCTAAGGTGGCCCAGGCATATGATTTCATTATGGAAAAACCAAAGCAGTTTCAGGAGAAGATCGTAGAAGGCGCCACAAATGTTTCGGGAGGACAGAAACAGAGGCTGTCTATTGCCAGAGCTCTGGTGAGAAAACCAGAAATTTATATCTATGACGACTCTTTTTCCGCGTTGGATTTTAAAACAGATGCGGCACTGCGAAGGGAGCTGAAAAAGGAAGTAGACCGGCAGATGGTGTTGATTGTGGCGCAAAGAGTTTCGACGATTATGGATGCAGACCAGATTATTGTGCTGGATGAGGGCAGAATCGTGGGCTGTGGAACTCACAAAGAGCTGTTGAAGAGCTGCCGGATTTACCATGAGATAGCAGCTTCTCAGCTCAGCGAGGAGGAATTGGAGTATGAATAG
- a CDS encoding metallophosphoesterase family protein, whose protein sequence is MKRVGIISDTHDVLRCEVKEILKGCDAVIHGGDITTEEVLEEIRRLGNVYVVRGNNDWRFREKLQKSLRFEIEGVRFFLTHDKRDVSRRLEDVDVVIFGHSHKYYQETIDGRLWLNPGACGRPRFGLGLTMAVMEIEEGQFQVEKISLDSVKKRLFEDPRKGILR, encoded by the coding sequence ATGAAAAGAGTTGGTATTATATCGGACACACATGACGTGTTGCGCTGTGAGGTAAAAGAGATTTTAAAGGGTTGTGATGCTGTGATTCATGGTGGAGATATCACGACGGAGGAGGTACTGGAAGAAATACGTCGTCTGGGTAATGTGTATGTGGTGCGCGGCAACAATGATTGGCGGTTCCGCGAAAAATTGCAGAAATCTCTGCGGTTTGAGATTGAGGGGGTACGTTTTTTTCTAACTCATGACAAAAGGGACGTATCGCGGAGACTGGAAGATGTGGATGTTGTGATTTTTGGACACAGCCATAAATATTATCAGGAGACCATAGACGGGCGACTCTGGCTGAATCCAGGAGCCTGCGGGAGACCGAGGTTTGGCTTGGGTTTGACGATGGCAGTGATGGAAATTGAGGAAGGACAGTTCCAGGTGGAGAAGATTTCCCTGGACAGTGTGAAAAAGAGACTTTTTGAAGACCCGAGGAAGGGGATACTGCGATAA
- a CDS encoding FAD:protein FMN transferase, with protein sequence MKLKNIIFSRAVCIFFILVLLCLSGCQTSGSKQPISLTTFQLNTVITIAIYDSQDQQLLQECEKLCQKYEQIFSRTSPESELYKLNHGELEDKDGVSHISKELAELIQESLKYAELSQGAFDPTIGPVSSLWDFTSENPQIPGAKELQQKLPLVDYRQVQLNGQEIRFLQPEMQLDLGAIAKGYIADRLKDYLEEQGVTSATINLGGNVLCIGGHTDGKPFSVGIQKPFAQRNEVLLSVDVDDLSVVSSGIYERYFESNGTLYHHILNPKTGMPYNNGLTSVSILSSTSVEGDGLSTACFALGLKDGIALLDSLEGVCGVFVDEDGELHYSEGFPTSE encoded by the coding sequence TTGAAACTAAAAAATATAATTTTTAGCCGTGCGGTCTGCATCTTTTTCATTCTGGTCCTACTCTGTCTGAGCGGATGCCAGACTTCCGGCTCCAAACAGCCTATTTCTTTGACTACCTTCCAACTGAATACGGTAATCACAATTGCCATCTATGATTCCCAAGATCAACAGCTTTTGCAGGAGTGCGAAAAGCTCTGCCAAAAATATGAGCAGATCTTCAGCCGCACTTCCCCAGAAAGTGAACTTTATAAACTGAACCATGGTGAACTAGAAGATAAAGACGGAGTCTCTCATATTTCTAAAGAATTAGCTGAACTGATCCAGGAAAGCTTAAAGTACGCTGAGCTATCCCAGGGTGCCTTTGACCCCACGATAGGCCCTGTCAGCTCTCTGTGGGATTTCACCAGCGAAAATCCGCAGATTCCCGGCGCAAAAGAGCTTCAACAAAAACTGCCCCTAGTAGATTACAGACAGGTACAGCTTAACGGGCAGGAAATCCGTTTTCTCCAACCTGAAATGCAACTAGACTTGGGTGCCATTGCAAAAGGTTATATTGCCGACCGTCTCAAAGACTATTTAGAGGAACAAGGCGTCACCAGTGCGACCATCAATCTGGGAGGCAACGTGCTTTGTATCGGCGGACATACCGATGGAAAACCCTTTTCTGTCGGTATCCAAAAACCCTTTGCTCAGCGCAACGAGGTACTTTTGTCCGTGGACGTGGATGATCTTTCCGTAGTCTCTTCCGGAATTTACGAGAGATATTTTGAGTCAAATGGAACCCTGTATCACCATATTTTAAATCCCAAAACGGGAATGCCTTATAATAATGGGCTGACCTCAGTCTCTATTCTTTCTTCTACCTCAGTGGAAGGCGATGGACTGAGTACAGCCTGTTTCGCCCTCGGACTAAAAGACGGCATTGCTCTTTTAGACAGTCTGGAAGGTGTCTGCGGAGTGTTCGTGGACGAAGACGGAGAACTGCACTATTCTGAAGGTTTTCCTACTTCGGAATGA
- a CDS encoding ABC transporter ATP-binding protein, producing the protein MNRKIGWRQCMRELLKFVRPYKGKFLVGLGAIVLATGLYAINPTIEGAVTTQLAHDAAGILEGVTGARVHFDLVFRILLILGLCYLMRALSQLVSAFFLTNAIQQIMHDLRNALQKKIQRLPVRYFDDHAFGDVLSCVTNDVDTLSNALQQTLAKVLTGVLTFVLAVIMMFRINVVMTLVALLIIPLTYLITRTFVKRSQKLFDLQQKTVGELNGTITELYGGFNEILLYNKQEAAVEKFQDVNERMGKAAFRAQFVSSLISPCISLVTYLIIGASAVLGCIFVIQGSIQVGNLQAFIRYIWQINDPLSQVSQLSAQVQSAFSAMGRIFTLLSEEEEEQKGKVALELSKVKGNVTFDHVRFGYQDDKILMDDVSFEVRQGQTVALVGPTGAGKTTLMNLLLRFYDVQGGSIQIDGVDVRDMDREKLRELFSLVLQDTWLFSGSIYENIRYGRLGARKDEVIEAAKMANVHHFIRTLSHGYDSMINEEGNNISQGEKQLLTIARAILKDPQILILDEATSSVDTRLERLLQEAMHRVMKGRTSFVIAHRLSTIRDADLILVIENGNIVEQGTHESLLEKKGVYERLYHSQFSGQSVDESWNAE; encoded by the coding sequence ATGAATAGGAAGATTGGGTGGAGACAGTGTATGAGGGAACTTCTGAAGTTTGTCCGCCCTTACAAGGGAAAATTTCTTGTCGGTCTCGGTGCGATTGTGTTGGCGACGGGGTTGTACGCAATTAACCCCACGATAGAGGGAGCAGTGACGACGCAGTTGGCCCATGATGCAGCGGGGATCTTAGAGGGAGTCACTGGGGCCAGGGTGCATTTTGACTTGGTGTTTCGGATTTTGCTGATTCTTGGACTCTGTTATTTGATGCGCGCGCTTTCTCAGTTAGTGTCGGCGTTTTTCCTGACCAATGCAATACAGCAGATTATGCATGACCTGAGAAACGCTCTTCAAAAAAAGATACAGAGACTTCCAGTGAGGTATTTTGACGATCATGCTTTCGGGGATGTGCTCAGCTGTGTCACCAACGATGTGGATACTTTAAGCAATGCCTTGCAGCAGACTTTGGCTAAAGTACTGACGGGTGTTCTTACTTTTGTGCTGGCGGTAATCATGATGTTTCGAATCAACGTGGTCATGACGTTGGTGGCGCTGCTGATTATACCGTTGACCTATCTGATTACTCGAACGTTCGTGAAACGTTCCCAGAAGTTGTTTGATTTGCAGCAGAAGACCGTGGGAGAGCTGAATGGGACCATCACGGAGCTGTACGGAGGCTTCAATGAGATTTTGCTGTATAACAAGCAGGAAGCCGCGGTGGAGAAATTTCAGGATGTGAATGAACGTATGGGAAAGGCCGCATTTCGGGCCCAGTTTGTGTCTTCTCTGATCTCACCGTGTATCTCGTTGGTTACCTATCTGATCATCGGAGCTTCCGCAGTACTAGGATGTATCTTTGTAATTCAGGGCAGTATTCAAGTTGGAAATTTACAGGCGTTTATCCGTTATATCTGGCAGATTAATGACCCTCTCTCCCAGGTATCTCAACTCTCAGCTCAGGTACAGTCAGCGTTTTCGGCCATGGGGCGTATTTTCACCTTGTTGTCCGAGGAGGAAGAAGAGCAGAAGGGAAAAGTAGCTCTGGAGCTGTCCAAGGTCAAAGGGAATGTGACTTTTGATCACGTTCGCTTCGGTTACCAGGATGATAAGATTCTGATGGATGATGTGAGTTTCGAGGTGCGTCAGGGGCAGACAGTCGCTTTGGTGGGACCCACCGGTGCGGGAAAAACTACTTTGATGAATCTGCTTTTGCGATTTTACGATGTCCAGGGAGGTTCCATTCAGATTGATGGTGTAGATGTACGGGATATGGACAGAGAGAAGCTAAGAGAGCTGTTTTCCTTGGTACTTCAGGATACCTGGCTGTTTAGTGGAAGTATCTATGAAAATATCCGTTATGGTAGACTGGGAGCCCGCAAAGATGAAGTGATAGAGGCAGCGAAGATGGCGAACGTTCACCATTTTATCCGAACGTTGAGCCATGGGTATGACTCCATGATTAATGAGGAGGGTAATAACATTTCCCAGGGCGAGAAGCAACTTCTGACGATAGCCAGGGCAATCTTAAAAGATCCGCAGATTCTGATACTGGATGAGGCTACTTCTTCAGTGGACACTCGTTTGGAGAGGCTACTTCAGGAGGCAATGCACAGGGTGATGAAGGGACGGACTTCTTTCGTCATTGCCCATCGTCTGTCTACAATCCGGGATGCGGATTTGATACTAGTGATTGAGAATGGCAATATCGTGGAACAGGGAACACATGAGTCTTTGTTGGAGAAAAAAGGAGTCTATGAACGTCTATACCATTCTCAGTTTTCCGGTCAGAGTGTGGATGAGAGCTGGAATGCAGAATGA